From Sulfitobacter mediterraneus, a single genomic window includes:
- a CDS encoding Hpt domain-containing protein, with amino-acid sequence MMQAPQDSNLEKLQAGLAKIKERFVQSMPERVAEFDALMDQLYEDEDTEKVVDEICQRAHKLHGQAGSFGFAEIGAMAAKLEQNIRDVQDGPRPMNTEGIEADLVAMLDQIDASLNVT; translated from the coding sequence ATGATGCAGGCACCCCAAGATTCGAATCTCGAAAAGTTGCAGGCCGGCCTGGCCAAGATCAAAGAACGGTTTGTACAATCCATGCCAGAGCGCGTTGCAGAGTTCGACGCCTTGATGGATCAGCTTTATGAAGATGAAGACACCGAAAAGGTGGTCGATGAAATTTGCCAACGTGCGCACAAGTTGCACGGGCAGGCGGGTTCTTTCGGATTTGCAGAGATTGGCGCGATGGCCGCAAAGCTGGAACAGAACATCCGCGATGTTCAGGACGGGCCGCGACCGATGAATACCGAGGGGATCGAAGCGGACCTGGTTGCGATGCTCGACCAGATCGACGCAAGCTTGAACGTGACCTGA